The DNA sequence ttttttttttttttttgagacagagtctcgctctgtcacccaggctggagtacagtggtgcaatctcggctcactgcaagttccacctccaggattcacgccattctcctgcctcagcctccagagcagctaggactacaggcgcccgcgaccatgcccggctaatttttttttttctgtatttttagtagagacgaggtttcactgtgttagccaggatggtcccaatctcctgaccttgtgatccacccacttcggcctcccaaagtgctcggattacaggtgtgagccaccatgcccggccaacctcacttaaatattttattcagtgaaTCACATTAATTTAGGAACGGtgatattttgtaaattattttttaaatgaagttttaaaatggaGTTAACTTGAAACACAGCAATCAATGGTATAGGTACAGATAGTAACACTAAAGACGGTGTCAGGAGAAAGCATGGGCTAGTAAAGAGGCAAAAAAGAACAATGGATTACAGGTCTCTGCACCTAGCTTCCTACGGGGCTGTCTCCTGTTCCTCGTACCTCTTAAAACAGGCTCCCTTAGCTGGCAATACTGTGTTCGTTATAAGGGCAGCTGGCAGTGTCATGGTTATCGTATCTCTCAATGTTGATTAAGTGTCTGGCAAATATTAGGTGCCCAAGCTTTGGACGAATAATAACTGCAAAGAAAGTTTACTCAATATGCAAATAACCATAAATATCATAATTTTCTAAATTCAGCCATTTGCCAGTAGACCTACAGAATTTAAATTATCATCATGAAAATCCAGCAAAAACTACTATTAGGGACAGAGATCCTGCCCAACTCATCTTTATATCCCAAATAGTGTAGAAAACAATGCCTAATAGACAATAAAAACTCACTATAGTTAATTTATTCGATGGTGACAGCTATTATCAGAAACTTGAAGCTGTCTACAAAAGAGCCGCTAAAAGAGGAATCAGTATCTATCTATGTTTTTCAGTGGGAGAGGATTGCCAGGGCAAGAATTATAGGAAGATGTTTTACTCAGAGAAGAAATTAAGAACTACTACAGCAGCCCAACAATACAATGTTCAAACACAGGCTGGAGGAGACACCACCAGGAATGTTATACTTGAGGGAGGTTGATGGCATCTTGAGGTCTTTCAATTTCAAAATTCTATGGCTTCATTTCAAGGTCACAGATCAATACAAAACCACCTAACAATTCAAATGGCTGTAATTTAcactatgcatttttttttagaagatgTCTTACCTTTTTCATGAAACTTGTGTCTTGTCtacaaattttttctctttttatctttaggTCAGCTACATCTGGTATTATTCTAGAGACAAtcaatatatcatttttaatgaatAGCACATTTATTTACAATATCACATCTTATATGGAAACCTGTATTTACACTTAAGAGTTTGATAAGCCTGTAATACTACTGAATTGCTTCTGAAGAGTACATATGTGCCCTCTAAAAATTtgctatcttaaaatatattgattaaattatctcaataccaattaaataaaattctggaTTAATAAAACCTGAACatgctagatttttaaaaatcacaatactTACATACACTAATTtagcaatttaaaaacattatcattAGATCCATTTCAAAATGGCATATTACCTGATCCCTCGAAGCTTTGCCCTATTGTCATGGCGATCCATGAGATTATGCATTACTTCCAAGACCAACTGTCTCAGTTCATAGTCTTCCATGAGAGATGGTGATAACAAAGGATCCAGGAAAGACCCTGGAAGTGCAGTAACAATCGTCTTTGCTTTGTATCCAGAAGTCACCTGATTATcgggaagaaaacaaacaattttgTCACGAGTCCTTTTTTTGTATAAGAACCATAAcctgaggaaagaaaatatgcacaGAAGCCTGCAGAGAAGACATAAAGGAAATGTGCAAAGTAATGAAggattttggctgggcgtggtggctcacgcttgtaatcccagcactttgagaggcggaggagggtggatcaggagatcagaagatggagaccaccctggctaacacggtgaaactccatctctactaaaaaataaaaaaaaaaaattagccaggcacagtggcgggcacctgtagtcccagctacttgggagtctgaggcaggagaatggcctgaacccgggaggcggagcttgcagtgagccgagatcgcgccaatgtactcc is a window from the Piliocolobus tephrosceles isolate RC106 unplaced genomic scaffold, ASM277652v3 unscaffolded_38447, whole genome shotgun sequence genome containing:
- the LOC113223075 gene encoding protein EFR3 homolog A-like, whose product is MMFIMGKVPVFGTSTHTLDISQLGDLGTRRIQIMLLRSLLMVTSGYKAKTIVTALPGSFLDPLLSPSLMEDYELRQLVLEVMHNLMDRHDNRAKLRGIRIIPDVADLKIKREKICRQDTSFMKKVRHLLKKNA